A genomic stretch from Thermococcus sp. MV5 includes:
- a CDS encoding 4Fe-4S dicluster domain-containing protein has product MSEEVNEITQRENFERIWILVTPDKCSGCRLCEIACSLEHEGIIWPEASRIRIFELLPGINVPHLCTQCPDYPCVEACPTKALSVDEKTGAVLVNEESCIECGACITACPGDVPRIPTNKGSVVICDLCNGTPKCVEVCHEAGHNALKIVKGNYRSIFRTFAKNPIEKGAQIARKVFGEEFLR; this is encoded by the coding sequence GTGAGCGAGGAAGTTAACGAAATCACTCAAAGAGAGAACTTTGAGAGAATATGGATCTTAGTGACCCCCGATAAATGCAGCGGATGTAGGTTATGTGAAATAGCATGCTCGCTTGAGCATGAAGGAATTATTTGGCCAGAAGCTTCTCGCATAAGGATTTTTGAACTTTTACCAGGAATAAATGTTCCCCACCTTTGTACTCAATGTCCAGATTATCCCTGTGTCGAAGCATGTCCAACAAAAGCCCTAAGTGTCGACGAAAAAACCGGAGCGGTCCTTGTGAATGAGGAGAGCTGTATAGAATGTGGGGCCTGTATCACAGCTTGCCCCGGAGATGTGCCTCGAATTCCTACAAACAAAGGAAGTGTGGTTATATGCGACCTTTGTAATGGAACTCCTAAGTGTGTAGAGGTTTGTCATGAAGCGGGCCACAATGCTCTAAAAATTGTTAAAGGAAACTATAGATCAATATTTAGGACGTTTGCCAAAAACCCCATTGAAAAAGGGGCTCAAATAGCAAGAAAAGTTTTTGGAGAGGAGTTTCTGAGGTGA
- a CDS encoding aldehyde ferredoxin oxidoreductase family protein translates to MYAYTGKLLDVNLTREKVKTVEVEEEILRKFYGGRGLGVYLLWKELGDKWEKIDPLGEENLLLILTGPLTGYYPGIKTSVVSKSPESNGVIGSVLSSEVGLELKASGYDGIIIRGRAKTPVYLFVHDDSIEIRDATKYWGMGGVELHKTLLKEVHEEIQKKERLRGIPKEPAMMYISKGGENKIRFAAIMSKLMHAAGYGGYGAVMGSKNLKAIIVKGSKALPEVNDKEKMKSMIQEFWKELFTMTTFREWGTGAGGYSVGHDRSSEPIKNWQEEYHDNEGISVVNFENRTWIKKYWADYGCPVNCMKISYLRYGPYKGSITDAPDYELMAYMGTNLGIFEPEKIVYLSYLVDELGLDGINAGNTLGFAAELYQRGILTEDDLGFELNWGDEKAFAKLLKLIVNRKRIGEILAEGTYRAALKISEMKEIDALQYAVHVKGIGVGAHGVRSDLDYTKDISYAVSAQGGDHTSTASLPAKSYEGEMVNAFYDSAVVCMFVTKPGFERILEFGNVLTGFNITPEQWFNEIGLRIIHLQRILLLLGGPDVYWDPRRDDDNPPRFYEPLPNGPVKGKTLNKEDIMNKVKQYYAEIGYDENGIPKEDVLEKLGLSEAKREITRIKRRLNI, encoded by the coding sequence ATGTATGCTTATACGGGAAAACTTCTGGATGTTAACCTCACAAGAGAAAAAGTAAAGACTGTGGAGGTCGAAGAGGAAATTTTAAGAAAGTTCTATGGTGGAAGAGGACTTGGAGTCTATCTCTTATGGAAAGAGCTTGGAGATAAATGGGAAAAAATCGACCCTCTTGGAGAAGAAAACCTACTACTAATTCTTACTGGGCCTCTAACAGGGTATTATCCCGGAATTAAAACCTCAGTTGTTTCAAAATCCCCCGAAAGTAATGGAGTTATTGGGAGCGTATTAAGTAGTGAAGTAGGACTTGAACTCAAAGCATCTGGTTATGATGGGATAATTATAAGAGGAAGAGCCAAAACTCCAGTTTATCTCTTTGTTCACGATGACAGCATAGAGATAAGGGATGCAACCAAATACTGGGGAATGGGAGGAGTGGAACTTCACAAGACTCTACTCAAAGAAGTTCACGAAGAAATCCAAAAGAAGGAGAGGCTAAGGGGCATACCAAAAGAGCCTGCAATGATGTACATCAGCAAAGGGGGCGAAAATAAAATCCGCTTTGCAGCAATAATGAGCAAGCTCATGCATGCCGCAGGTTATGGGGGGTATGGAGCAGTAATGGGAAGTAAGAACTTAAAAGCAATAATTGTAAAAGGCAGTAAAGCTCTACCCGAAGTTAACGATAAAGAGAAGATGAAATCTATGATTCAAGAATTCTGGAAAGAACTCTTCACGATGACAACTTTTAGAGAATGGGGAACTGGAGCTGGAGGTTACAGTGTTGGCCATGACCGGTCAAGTGAACCCATAAAAAACTGGCAGGAAGAATACCATGACAATGAGGGGATAAGTGTAGTGAATTTTGAAAATAGAACTTGGATTAAGAAATACTGGGCCGACTATGGTTGCCCAGTAAATTGTATGAAAATTTCTTATCTCCGCTATGGTCCCTATAAAGGCTCAATCACCGATGCTCCAGACTACGAGCTTATGGCATATATGGGAACAAACCTTGGAATATTCGAGCCAGAAAAAATAGTTTACCTTTCCTACTTAGTTGATGAACTAGGATTAGATGGGATAAATGCGGGAAATACCCTTGGATTTGCAGCAGAACTTTACCAAAGAGGAATTCTAACAGAGGATGATCTTGGGTTTGAACTCAATTGGGGAGACGAAAAGGCTTTTGCAAAGCTTTTAAAGTTGATAGTAAACAGAAAGAGAATAGGCGAAATATTGGCGGAAGGGACTTATAGGGCCGCTTTAAAGATTAGCGAAATGAAGGAGATAGATGCACTACAATATGCAGTTCATGTAAAAGGCATTGGAGTTGGAGCTCATGGAGTAAGAAGTGACTTGGATTACACAAAGGACATAAGTTATGCAGTTTCTGCCCAAGGCGGTGATCATACTTCTACTGCAAGTCTCCCAGCAAAGAGTTATGAAGGGGAGATGGTAAACGCATTCTATGATTCGGCTGTTGTATGTATGTTCGTCACTAAACCTGGGTTTGAAAGAATTTTAGAGTTTGGAAATGTCCTAACAGGTTTTAATATAACCCCAGAACAATGGTTCAATGAGATCGGTCTAAGGATAATTCACCTCCAAAGGATTCTACTACTCCTGGGAGGCCCAGATGTTTATTGGGATCCAAGAAGAGATGATGATAATCCACCAAGATTCTATGAACCTCTACCAAATGGTCCAGTGAAAGGTAAAACACTAAACAAGGAAGATATCATGAACAAAGTAAAACAGTACTATGCTGAGATAGGATATGACGAAAATGGCATCCCTAAAGAAGATGTTCTCGAGAAACTAGGATTAAGCGAGGCAAAGAGAGAAATCACGCGCATTAAAAGGCGTTTAAATATCTAA
- a CDS encoding OsmC family protein: MVEYKDMTIKAVGKRLSPTKMKVKAGEFEIMIDKVGGDFPSPLDYTLASLAGCINIVGTLVAKDMGINIEDIEIEVEGVFNPGKLYGKGTQRAGYKEIKVKVKVKTDADEETLEKWLKQVEERCPISDNLVNPTPTEVEFEKF; this comes from the coding sequence ATGGTCGAATATAAAGACATGACAATTAAAGCTGTTGGAAAGAGACTTTCCCCAACCAAAATGAAAGTGAAAGCTGGAGAATTCGAAATAATGATAGATAAGGTGGGAGGAGACTTCCCAAGCCCCCTAGACTATACTCTAGCATCCCTTGCAGGATGTATTAATATAGTTGGAACTCTTGTAGCTAAGGATATGGGAATAAACATAGAAGACATAGAAATTGAGGTTGAAGGAGTATTTAATCCTGGAAAGCTTTATGGAAAAGGTACTCAACGAGCAGGATATAAGGAAATTAAAGTAAAAGTCAAGGTAAAAACCGACGCCGATGAAGAAACTCTTGAGAAATGGCTTAAACAAGTTGAAGAGCGCTGTCCTATAAGTGATAATCTTGTAAACCCAACTCCTACAGAAGTTGAATTTGAAAAATTCTGA
- a CDS encoding MoaD/ThiS family protein: MNIKVKLYGELALKYKPEIEIEVRENALVNDVLTLLKISENEHHLLINEKKVSKDYPLQEGDILKILPVVYGG, encoded by the coding sequence ATGAATATAAAAGTTAAACTCTATGGAGAACTTGCTTTAAAGTATAAACCCGAGATAGAAATTGAGGTTAGAGAAAATGCCCTTGTTAATGATGTTCTTACACTGTTAAAAATTAGCGAAAATGAACATCATTTACTTATAAATGAAAAGAAAGTTTCGAAAGATTATCCTTTACAAGAAGGAGACATTTTGAAGATTCTCCCTGTGGTATATGGAGGTTAA
- a CDS encoding glycoside hydrolase, producing MYQKFGYHFHAYQPGDIIYIHDGSGWDPIKYSERLSPVSLRIRETEVKSRNWTRTVIKAYEYTSDTLGSLKSGCASVDFEPFTLYMILRYKPRIYGEIVELLMNKVEAVPTTPFHPIMPHLSVFEQAILAKVSFDFYEPFTKNKDVVGYWLPENVITRETAKIVAESTTKDIVFLLDERQFVGLNFPQAKFSCNTYKCNEKVAYVFGRDHQLSDAFAFNTLDINGLVRGVVEGRIDVFKENAKIPYLVYLASDLEALLANPQQLDRFLAWVTKLEEKDVETINTVEFVRKKKSGEFKCLEGECSGYFRINVKDYSSWSDYYDLSIDGRTSDIRWVGMRREDGKVIHRFYKKQKISQLWKYAFTKLFRELNRSIRFGVIDMIHKYLPEASIDEIKEFLIRYSRIFFREHYEYFEMDTTVDYVMEPLKDLDPTLALKLGRIYYLMLLANHSDPRFWENIDTRVTFENVATISKALIELMKVYIDGNMHERANYILLEYMKLLAFAQLYYDYELFKMPGLEGWETTEKAWFDSLKSEVPNCNYNVITRAALYVGKEDLPKDIRNALEALYDMKKAVADTGHISGEMHGNWENKEWCEHRAKV from the coding sequence ATGTACCAAAAGTTTGGTTATCATTTTCATGCATACCAACCAGGAGATATCATCTATATCCATGATGGTTCTGGGTGGGACCCAATAAAGTATTCAGAGCGATTAAGCCCAGTTTCTTTAAGAATAAGAGAGACAGAAGTAAAGTCCAGAAACTGGACAAGAACAGTTATCAAGGCCTACGAATACACAAGTGACACCCTAGGTTCTTTAAAATCCGGATGTGCAAGTGTTGACTTTGAACCCTTCACGCTCTACATGATCCTACGATACAAACCAAGGATTTACGGAGAGATAGTCGAGTTGCTTATGAATAAGGTAGAAGCCGTGCCAACAACTCCGTTTCACCCTATAATGCCACACTTAAGCGTTTTTGAGCAAGCGATACTCGCAAAAGTTTCTTTTGACTTTTATGAACCTTTCACTAAGAATAAAGATGTTGTGGGGTATTGGCTTCCAGAAAATGTGATAACAAGAGAAACTGCTAAAATTGTTGCTGAATCCACTACCAAAGATATCGTATTCTTGCTTGATGAAAGGCAGTTTGTTGGATTAAACTTTCCTCAGGCCAAGTTTTCCTGTAACACATATAAATGCAATGAGAAAGTAGCATATGTTTTTGGAAGAGATCATCAACTAAGTGATGCATTTGCTTTTAATACACTAGATATCAACGGTCTAGTTAGAGGAGTTGTCGAAGGAAGGATAGATGTCTTCAAGGAGAATGCAAAAATTCCATACTTGGTCTACCTAGCAAGCGATCTCGAGGCCCTCCTTGCTAATCCACAACAACTTGATAGATTTCTTGCATGGGTAACAAAACTTGAAGAAAAGGATGTTGAGACAATAAATACAGTAGAATTCGTTAGAAAGAAGAAAAGTGGAGAGTTCAAATGCTTAGAAGGAGAATGTAGCGGATATTTCAGAATAAATGTAAAAGACTACTCCAGCTGGAGCGACTATTACGACCTAAGCATAGACGGAAGAACGAGTGATATACGATGGGTTGGTATGAGACGGGAAGATGGCAAAGTAATCCACAGATTCTACAAAAAACAAAAAATATCCCAACTTTGGAAATATGCATTCACAAAACTATTTAGAGAACTCAACAGAAGCATACGCTTTGGTGTAATTGACATGATTCACAAATATCTTCCTGAAGCTAGCATAGATGAAATAAAGGAGTTCTTGATAAGGTATTCGAGAATATTCTTCAGAGAACATTACGAATACTTTGAAATGGACACTACTGTGGACTACGTCATGGAACCTCTAAAAGATCTTGACCCAACTCTTGCCTTAAAGCTTGGAAGGATATATTACCTAATGCTCCTTGCAAATCACTCGGATCCGAGATTTTGGGAAAACATAGATACGAGAGTCACTTTTGAAAACGTGGCTACAATAAGTAAAGCCCTCATAGAACTCATGAAGGTCTACATCGATGGGAACATGCACGAAAGAGCAAATTACATTCTCCTAGAATATATGAAACTTCTAGCATTCGCACAGCTCTATTATGATTATGAACTTTTCAAAATGCCCGGTCTGGAGGGCTGGGAAACTACCGAAAAAGCATGGTTTGACAGCCTAAAGAGCGAAGTTCCAAACTGTAATTACAATGTGATTACACGAGCTGCTTTATATGTTGGAAAGGAGGACCTTCCCAAAGACATAAGAAATGCTTTGGAGGCCCTCTATGATATGAAAAAGGCTGTTGCAGATACAGGTCACATCTCTGGAGAAATGCATGGAAATTGGGAAAACAAAGAATGGTGTGAGCATAGAGCAAAAGTTTAA
- the cca gene encoding CCA tRNA nucleotidyltransferase, translating to MELLKEVLSMIKPSKEEEKVVNAVTEAVFQIAKGEIDNYNLDIVPYLVGSIAKDTYLSGDHDIDLFLAFPTNTPLEELKKTGLELATAIGRKLNTYEIAYAEHPYVKATYKGFEVDLVPCYNVENWKEVRTAVDRSILHTKWIIEHLDGKNDEVRLLKRFLKGINVYGSEVYVRGFSGYLTELLIIKYGSFMKLVEDIEFLGKSKIVDLEGWIRKEPEIAYKTIERESGSPLIVIDPVDPRRNVASALSWEKFGVFYFKAREFKEGPRLEFFFPPEKKTGNYRGLLREKGTNLVTILFQKPDLVDDILLPQLEKSAKGLEKVLKKKGFDVIDINWGYMEKAFIMLEVDKVHRPKISLKIGPEFLTESGAEFYKKNKKVWIRGKRLYSEKEVTENIVDVIKELFIKNQVALGRSIKNEIINSDILVNFVPPKLEKEAYLFLSKEKWNVKG from the coding sequence ATGGAGTTACTGAAAGAAGTTTTGAGCATGATAAAACCCTCCAAGGAAGAGGAGAAGGTAGTTAATGCTGTAACTGAGGCAGTTTTTCAAATTGCGAAAGGGGAAATTGATAACTATAACCTTGACATAGTTCCGTATCTTGTAGGGTCGATCGCAAAAGATACTTACCTCTCAGGGGATCATGACATTGATCTTTTCTTGGCATTTCCCACTAATACCCCCCTCGAAGAGTTGAAAAAAACAGGACTGGAACTTGCTACGGCAATTGGAAGAAAACTTAATACTTATGAAATCGCCTATGCAGAACATCCCTATGTAAAGGCTACTTATAAAGGATTTGAAGTTGATCTGGTACCGTGTTATAATGTGGAGAACTGGAAAGAAGTTAGAACAGCAGTTGACAGATCTATTCTGCATACAAAATGGATAATTGAGCATTTAGACGGAAAAAATGATGAAGTGAGACTCCTTAAGAGATTTCTTAAAGGAATAAATGTTTATGGGAGTGAAGTATATGTTAGGGGGTTCTCGGGGTATCTAACAGAACTCCTGATTATTAAGTACGGCTCATTTATGAAGTTGGTTGAGGATATTGAATTTCTAGGAAAAAGCAAGATAGTTGATCTCGAGGGGTGGATTAGAAAGGAGCCTGAAATAGCGTATAAAACTATAGAAAGAGAGAGTGGGAGTCCTCTTATAGTTATAGATCCTGTGGATCCCAGGAGGAATGTGGCATCAGCCTTGAGTTGGGAAAAATTTGGGGTATTTTACTTTAAGGCTAGAGAATTTAAAGAGGGCCCGAGGCTTGAATTCTTCTTTCCCCCGGAGAAAAAAACTGGTAATTATAGAGGCCTGCTTAGAGAAAAAGGAACAAACTTGGTGACCATCCTTTTCCAAAAGCCCGATCTTGTTGATGATATCTTATTGCCTCAGCTGGAGAAAAGTGCAAAAGGCCTTGAAAAAGTATTAAAAAAGAAAGGATTTGATGTCATTGACATCAACTGGGGATACATGGAGAAAGCGTTTATAATGCTCGAGGTTGATAAAGTTCACAGACCAAAGATATCTCTAAAGATAGGTCCGGAGTTCCTTACTGAGAGTGGAGCTGAATTCTATAAAAAGAATAAAAAAGTATGGATAAGAGGGAAAAGACTCTATTCTGAAAAGGAGGTCACTGAAAATATTGTGGATGTTATTAAAGAACTTTTTATAAAAAATCAGGTTGCCTTAGGAAGGAGCATTAAAAATGAGATAATTAACAGTGATATTCTTGTTAATTTTGTCCCCCCTAAGCTCGAAAAAGAGGCATATCTTTTTTTAAGTAAAGAAAAGTGGAATGTAAAAGGTTAA
- the thpR gene encoding RNA 2',3'-cyclic phosphodiesterase → MRAFIAIEINDEVRQKLVEVQERIEKTKAAKIKFVEPENLHLTLKFLGEITEEQVEDIKRILESIAKEHPKHEVNVKGIGVFPSYNYVRVIWAGIEGDEIIKKIARKIDDALFNLGFKREKNFVSHVTIGRVKFVKDKAELMLVLKELVAQEFGRFNVEAIELKKSTLTPKGPIYETLARFELQD, encoded by the coding sequence ATGAGGGCTTTTATAGCTATTGAGATAAATGATGAAGTCAGACAAAAGTTAGTTGAAGTTCAAGAAAGGATAGAAAAAACTAAGGCTGCAAAAATTAAGTTCGTTGAGCCAGAAAACCTTCATCTTACTTTAAAATTCCTGGGAGAAATAACAGAGGAACAAGTAGAAGATATTAAAAGGATTCTTGAATCCATTGCAAAGGAACATCCAAAACATGAGGTTAATGTAAAAGGGATAGGAGTATTTCCTAGTTACAATTATGTACGAGTTATTTGGGCAGGGATTGAGGGGGATGAAATTATAAAAAAGATTGCCCGGAAAATAGACGATGCTCTTTTTAACCTTGGATTTAAAAGGGAGAAAAATTTTGTCTCTCACGTTACAATAGGAAGGGTAAAATTTGTAAAGGACAAAGCAGAGCTTATGTTAGTCTTAAAAGAACTTGTTGCTCAGGAATTTGGTCGTTTTAATGTTGAGGCAATAGAACTTAAAAAGAGTACTTTAACCCCCAAAGGCCCAATATATGAAACCCTTGCAAGATTTGAGCTTCAAGATTAG
- a CDS encoding phosphoribosyltransferase yields the protein MDKVYLTWWQVDRAIFSLAEVLRDYRPDVIIGIARGGLIPAVRLSHILGEVELRVIDVKFYKGIDERAEKPTITIPIHGDIGGKKVIIVDDVSDTGKTLQVVIKEVKKKGAKDIKVACLAMKPWTSVVPDFYVFRTDKWIVFPWEEFPVVARE from the coding sequence ATGGATAAAGTTTATCTCACATGGTGGCAGGTTGATAGAGCGATATTCTCACTGGCTGAGGTTCTGAGGGATTATAGACCGGATGTTATTATAGGAATAGCGAGAGGTGGATTGATCCCCGCAGTAAGACTTAGTCATATCCTGGGAGAAGTGGAGCTTAGGGTAATTGATGTAAAATTCTATAAAGGAATTGATGAAAGAGCAGAGAAGCCTACAATAACAATTCCCATTCATGGGGACATAGGAGGAAAAAAAGTAATAATAGTAGATGACGTTAGTGATACGGGAAAAACGCTTCAGGTAGTCATTAAAGAGGTTAAAAAGAAAGGGGCAAAGGACATTAAAGTAGCATGTTTGGCCATGAAGCCATGGACTTCAGTTGTACCTGACTTTTATGTGTTTAGGACAGATAAGTGGATTGTGTTTCCTTGGGAGGAATTCCCGGTGGTGGCTAGGGAATGA